In SAR324 cluster bacterium, the following proteins share a genomic window:
- the fliM gene encoding flagellar motor switch protein FliM: MEKKLRLSNEDIQALLKGVAVGSNKEMQVTDDIVPFDLARKNRIIRGHLPGLDNIHDRFARSLQQTLSNHLRRSFRIVRRTTELVNYKDYIEGISYPTSLSIFHLPPLRGTALLGMEQRLIHCFIDLMFGGDGRLQVRDVEREFTRIESQVVAKIVHSALIDLRNAWQTIVPLKMRFDRTETNAHLAQAASDEEIVVYTTFDVELHRLPMTMTICLPYNILDPIRNRLDGGAVNADTEPSPVNRTRLEAHLRGSKVEVRVPLGNAQVSLRRFLKLRVGDHVQLEQSKDDALEGYVQNVLKFRGFQGAYRGRRAVRIQEFVEPKPGYEDLFDLPSEEGPVN, from the coding sequence ATGGAAAAAAAACTCAGACTCAGCAATGAAGATATTCAAGCATTGCTCAAGGGAGTCGCTGTTGGCAGCAATAAAGAAATGCAAGTTACCGATGACATCGTCCCTTTCGACCTAGCTCGTAAAAACCGCATCATACGTGGTCATCTCCCTGGATTGGATAACATTCATGATCGCTTTGCCCGTTCTTTACAGCAAACCCTATCCAATCACCTGCGACGAAGCTTTCGGATCGTGCGACGCACCACGGAATTAGTGAACTACAAAGACTACATCGAAGGTATTAGCTACCCCACGTCATTGAGCATTTTTCACTTACCACCCTTACGTGGAACCGCTTTACTTGGGATGGAGCAGCGCCTGATCCATTGTTTCATTGACCTCATGTTCGGGGGAGACGGACGCCTCCAGGTACGCGATGTAGAACGAGAATTTACTCGTATTGAATCTCAGGTTGTAGCCAAGATCGTCCACAGTGCCCTGATAGATTTGCGTAACGCTTGGCAAACTATTGTCCCCCTGAAGATGCGTTTTGATCGCACGGAAACCAATGCTCACTTGGCACAAGCTGCGAGCGATGAAGAGATCGTTGTTTACACTACATTTGACGTCGAGTTGCACCGCTTGCCGATGACGATGACCATTTGCCTGCCCTACAACATTCTTGATCCAATTCGGAATCGTTTAGACGGTGGTGCGGTCAATGCTGATACTGAACCAAGTCCGGTCAATCGCACTCGATTGGAGGCCCACTTACGAGGATCTAAAGTGGAAGTTCGGGTGCCTCTGGGGAATGCTCAGGTTTCACTACGACGCTTCTTGAAGCTACGTGTTGGTGACCATGTGCAGTTGGAACAGTCCAAGGACGATGCTCTTGAGGGCTACGTACAGAACGTCTTGAAGTTTCGAGGATTCCAGGGAGCGTATCGAGGACGCCGGGCGGTCCGGATTCAAGAGTTCGTTGAGCCCAAACCTGGTTATGAGGATCTGTTCGATTTACCCTCGGAAGAAGGTCCTGTGAATTAG
- a CDS encoding 8-oxo-dGTP diphosphatase has translation MMRLGVLVYIEKDEQILMIHRQKRDEHQGFWLAPGGKIEANEPPHEAARREVIEETGLELTNLHLQGLLSFPDLGDSPFGDEWHVFVFYSNSFQGALREDCPEGILAWISKKELTSLPMWEGDRIFTPMVFQEQPFGGRLLYRGNVLHESQFWNL, from the coding sequence ATGATGCGTTTAGGAGTATTGGTTTATATCGAAAAAGATGAGCAGATTTTGATGATTCATCGCCAGAAACGAGATGAACATCAAGGTTTTTGGTTGGCTCCCGGTGGGAAAATTGAAGCCAATGAACCACCGCATGAGGCTGCCCGCCGAGAAGTTATTGAAGAAACTGGGCTTGAACTAACCAATCTGCACCTTCAAGGGTTGTTGAGTTTTCCGGATCTTGGAGATTCTCCCTTTGGCGATGAATGGCACGTTTTTGTCTTTTATTCGAACAGTTTTCAGGGTGCCTTGCGAGAAGATTGTCCGGAGGGCATCCTTGCCTGGATCTCTAAGAAAGAATTGACTTCCCTGCCAATGTGGGAGGGAGACCGAATATTCACCCCGATGGTATTTCAGGAGCAACCCTTTGGTGGAAGATTGCTCTACCGGGGTAATGTTCTTCATGAATCACAATTTTGGAATCTTTGA
- the coaBC gene encoding bifunctional phosphopantothenoylcysteine decarboxylase/phosphopantothenate--cysteine ligase CoaBC, giving the protein MSEPLWDFMPPPSSDLQDREVSRRGSRLSNNRIALILSGSIAAYRSPDLIRDLRREGAEVQVFATADALRYVAREALEWTSLNPVLTESSPNAEHLSDNSPFSAYLVAPATYNLLNKFAWGIADDLPTALLASALGRAERAKTPILVVPTMNGSMHNQILQESLRRLHDYGVTVVPPRQENGKNNLPDNEFLVGHLMRSLSTGTLKGHQLMITGGPTPVWVDHVRLFTNRFTGALAIEIAKQAWVEGAAIQLILGQGSLPTPSYLPHQRVVDFSSYREKVLSGLDDGAFGTAIFSAAVADYQPSQVYPGKLPSGQQLTLSFEQTPKVIREVRAAHPKLKMVTFKYEENRTHEELMTIARERSKEYQLVVANRGEEFIEYGDQVAWLVEENKPEEQVVGKPAIAKAVLDRVVSWL; this is encoded by the coding sequence ATGAGCGAACCACTCTGGGACTTTATGCCCCCGCCAAGTAGTGATCTTCAGGATCGAGAGGTGTCTCGACGTGGCAGTCGACTTTCAAATAATCGAATTGCCCTGATTCTTTCCGGAAGTATTGCAGCCTACCGCAGCCCTGATTTAATCCGCGATCTACGTCGTGAAGGTGCAGAAGTTCAAGTCTTTGCAACAGCAGACGCCTTGCGCTACGTCGCTCGGGAAGCTCTTGAATGGACCTCCCTCAACCCCGTGTTGACGGAATCTAGTCCAAACGCAGAGCATTTGAGTGACAACTCTCCCTTTTCCGCTTACCTCGTTGCTCCTGCCACCTACAACTTACTGAATAAGTTTGCCTGGGGCATTGCGGATGACCTGCCCACAGCGTTGCTTGCTTCTGCCCTAGGTCGTGCTGAGCGTGCAAAGACTCCAATCCTTGTTGTTCCCACAATGAACGGTTCTATGCATAACCAGATTCTGCAGGAATCCTTGCGGCGGTTACATGATTATGGAGTGACAGTAGTCCCACCTCGTCAGGAAAATGGGAAGAACAATTTGCCGGACAACGAGTTTTTAGTGGGACATTTGATGCGCTCACTTAGTACAGGAACTCTCAAAGGCCACCAACTGATGATCACTGGAGGACCAACCCCGGTGTGGGTAGATCATGTCCGCCTGTTCACTAATCGTTTCACCGGTGCACTAGCCATCGAAATTGCCAAGCAGGCATGGGTCGAAGGAGCTGCAATTCAATTGATCCTCGGACAAGGGAGCCTACCAACACCAAGTTATTTGCCTCATCAGCGTGTGGTGGACTTCAGCAGCTACCGTGAAAAGGTGCTTTCAGGGTTGGATGATGGAGCATTTGGTACAGCCATTTTCAGCGCAGCTGTTGCTGATTATCAGCCTTCTCAGGTGTATCCTGGTAAGCTACCCAGTGGCCAGCAACTCACACTCTCTTTTGAACAAACCCCCAAGGTGATTCGTGAGGTACGAGCTGCTCACCCCAAGCTCAAAATGGTGACCTTCAAATACGAAGAAAATCGTACCCATGAAGAATTGATGACGATTGCCCGAGAGCGTTCAAAGGAATATCAATTGGTCGTGGCCAACCGCGGAGAGGAATTTATCGAATATGGAGATCAGGTAGCGTGGTTGGTGGAAGAAAATAAGCCAGAAGAGCAGGTGGTCGGTAAGCCAGCTATCGCCAAGGCAGTACTCGACCGTGTAGTGAGTTGGCTGTGA
- a CDS encoding integration host factor subunit beta, which translates to MNKSQMINTLIEKTDCPIKTADKVVRIFFDSIKEALSEGDKVEIRGFGSFTVKHYEAYVGRNPRTGESVRVLPKKLPVFRTGKDLRHRVDQSREQGVKLVESRRKPRND; encoded by the coding sequence ATGAACAAGTCACAGATGATCAACACACTCATTGAGAAAACCGATTGTCCAATAAAGACGGCTGACAAGGTCGTACGCATCTTTTTTGACAGCATCAAAGAGGCTTTGTCCGAGGGTGATAAGGTTGAAATTCGAGGATTTGGTTCATTCACGGTCAAGCACTACGAAGCCTACGTGGGCCGCAACCCACGAACGGGAGAATCTGTCCGTGTTCTTCCAAAGAAGCTCCCTGTCTTTCGGACGGGCAAGGATTTGCGCCATCGAGTGGATCAAAGCCGTGAGCAGGGAGTAAAACTAGTAGAGAGTCGGCGCAAGCCTCGGAATGATTGA